From the Hydrogenimonas thermophila genome, the window TCTAGTCTCTCTTTATCTCTTATTAAAGCAATAGTTTTAGGTTGAACTCCTGAGATAGCATTTTTATCTAAAAATTGATTTAGTAGATAGTTAAAAGTATCTTGCGTATCATTATTTAAAATTTCATCAATATCTAAAAAATCAAAATTTAGTTTTTTATTTTCACTTTCAAAAGTTATTCGTCCATCTATATTTGGAGATAAAAGAGAAAATAGAAGATAATCATCAATATACCCATACTCTTTTGTCAAAAGATTTTTAAATATTTCAAAAAGATAACCCTCTGGTAAAAATGTCTCAAAATATGGTGGAAATCTATACTCCCAACTATAAATTTTCTGTGTATTTGGAAGAGAAAGAGATATAGAGTTTTCCAATTCAAGATTTTTATAATTTAAAAAGTATCTTTTTTTATCGTATATAAAATCTGCAATCTCTATATCTGAATGGAATATTTTGATCATTTTTCCACTTTATGTTCATTTTACTTAACATTATAGTCAAATATATATATTTTGTAAAGTATTTTAAACATATAAACCCAAAGAAACGACTCTTTTCAACTTAGTCCTTTTTTAACTCTCCACTTAAATCATACTTGTTTAGATAGCCTCTAGGAGTGAGTAATAGTCCATTTTTAGTGAGCTTTGTATTTGAATTGCCAACTAGTATTAAAGTTGACATTGTAATATCTGGATGCTCTATATCTTTATCAATTAAATCTTGACTATTTGTGATAGTAACTCTCTCTTTGGCTCTTCCTACATTTGAAGCAATTACTACCGGCCTATCGTCAACTTTTGATAACTCTTTTAGAAAATCTCTATATGGCTCTACTCTTGTTTTTGATTTTGGATTATATATTCCAATTACAAAATCACCCTCTAACGCTAACCTAACTCTTTTTTTGATTAACTCTTTATCTGTAAGTCTGTCCGATAGTGAAATGATTGCAAAATCTTGGCTAACAGGAGCTCCAACCCTTGAAGCTACAGCTAAAAATGAAGTAACTCCAGCAATAGTAATAACCTCTATCTCATCCCACAGATCCATCTCATCAACAAGCTCTACTACCAATGTGGCCATTCCATAAACATTTACATCACCATTTGAGATAATAGCAGTTGTTTTACCACTCCTTGCTGACTCTATAGCCTCTTTGCATCTATCTATCTCTTTTGTCATTCCAGATGTGTATATCTCTTTGCCAATTAACAACTCTTTTAACTCTTTGGCATATTTAACATATGAAACAACCACTTCACACTCTTCAATTGCTTTTCTAGCTTCAAGAGTCATAAAGTCTACTCCACCAGCACCACTACTTAAAATATACAACCTCTTTGCCACTATATTGCTCCTGCTAATGTTATTTTTTTGTGTAAAGCAACTTTTTTAATAACTAACTCTTTATAGTGTGAAGCCAAAATAGCACTTGGTTCTGCTACCCCTTTAATACCAAAAAATTTTTTGGATGCTGATGAGCTAAACTCCATCTCAAGAGAGTTTATATCTTCCTTTTTAAAAAATTTTATCTCTTTGCCAAGAGACTTTACAAACTCCAACAGTCCCAATTCAGAGGACTTTGCTTCAAATGATGCAAAAAGGGCAATGTCATCTTTTGAAATCTTATAGTTTTCAATAAACTCTGCGAAAGCCTCTTCTATCTCCTCTTTGGTAGTACCTTGATTACACCCTATACCAATATAAATCTTTGGTCTCAAAGTCAAGTTTTCAAAGTTTCCAAAAGGAGATATAACCACACTGTTATCATCTACACTATCAAAGTCTATTAACTCTAAATTATCTTTTTTTGGCAGAGAGTCAAAGATTGATTCATATGTTGCTACTTTTACCGCTTTTTTATTAAGAAGATTATTTGAGATTTTTGCCAAGCATTTTATATTCTCTATCCTCCAGCCTCTTTTTTTGGCTACCATATCAAAAGCTAAAGTATTGGTCTGATCTGTAGCTGTAGATATAAACACAGATGCATTAAGCCTGCTTGCAAGTAAGTTTGCTAACTCATTTGCTCCACCTAAATGTCCACTAAGCAATGGTACAATCTTGCTAAGAGCCAAGTCTATTACCAAAACAGCTGGATCGCTGGATTTATCTTTTAAAAAAGGGGCAATCTTTCTTACTACTGCTCCTATAGCCAATATTGCTATGATTGCATCATACTTTTGCCAAGCTAAGCCCATAATATCATCAAGCTTTTGATAGTTTATTACTCTATGTTCACTGGAGCTAAACCCTTCTTTGGCATATATATCCACATCAAAATCACTCATAAATGAGCTAAGCTTCAAACTAGCATTAAAGCTTGGTTGATTTATTGAAACTATTGCTACTTTCAAAAAAACTCCTTAAATTAGGTAAACAGTGTTTTTGGATGCAAATATGCATACCAAAAACTCACAAAATGCTATGAAAGTGAAACAGTTCACTTTCATTTAACATATTTTGCCTTTATACTCTTTGCTATACAGATGTGAGCTAACACTCTCTTTTTGATTTAAAAAGTCACCAAGTAAAATCAAAGCTACACCTTTAATATGCTCTACCATAGGCGATATTGAATCAAGAGTTCCTTTGTAGATAGCTTCATCTTCCCACGTAGCTTTCTCTACCACCCAACAAGGGGTATCTTTGCTATATCCTAAAGAGAGAGCTTTTTTTACCAATTTATCTATTAAATTAATAGAAAGATAGAAGACTAAAGATGAATTTTTACATCTTAAGATATTCTCTAAATCCTCTGGATTTGGAGTTCGTCCTGCTACTCTTGATATGATTAGAGTCTGAGATACTCCAGGAATTGTATACTCAATCCCCAAACTAGCACTAGCCCCAAAAGCTGCACTCACTCCAGGAATTACCTCATAAGTAATACCTTCAGCATTTAAAAACTCTATCTGCTTTGCTATAGTAGAGTATATAGTAGGATCTCCTGTATGAAGTCTTACTAATGTTTTATCTTTATGCATTTTCAAAAACTCGAAAATTTCATCATAACTCATTTTATGAGAGTTTTTAATGAGAGCTGTATCTTTACACCATTTTAGTAACTCTTTTGGAACAAGTGAACCTGTATATAACACTACATCAGCTGCTTTTAATATATTAAAAGCTTTTAGAGTAATAAGCTCAGGATCTCCCGGACCCGCACCAATAAAATATATCATTGACTATAGCTCCCCCATTTTTATTTAGTAGATTAATAAAAATATTTCTATTATGAAGTTTCAGATTCTAATTTGTTTAGCAGTTTAAAGAGAATAATCTATCTTTATATTATTTACTTTTTCTTAAACTTTTTAAAAACTTTACTAAAATTTATGTCAACACTACAACTTAAACCTTCAAACTTATAAACTTGATCAAAAAAATCTCCCTCTTTATCAAATTTACCATCTTTAAGCTTATATATTTTTGCTTTTAAATCATCTGGATAGACTAAAATGTAGTAAGGCACCTTTTCGCTTTCATAAATTTTAAATTTATACTTCTCATCTCTTTTGCTACTGCTTTTACTTATTATTTCTACAACAATCTCTGGAGTTTTTGTTATATATGCTTCATTTGGTTCATCACATATCAAAGATACATCCGGTTTTAAAACAGTATCGTCACTGATTTTCCAATCTTCTTCCGCAACTACCAAACATTTATCACAATTTTCTATTGATCTTTCAAGTTCGAAAGCTACTTGCATAGCTAATGCTTGATGAGTAATCATTGGACTTGGAGCCATTGCATAAGCTATACCATCAATTAGTTCCCATTTCCCTTCCCAATGAACATAATCATCATAAGTATAATACTCAATCGCACACATAACACAATCCTTACTATCTTTAGTTTTCAAACTATATTTTACTAAAATATTTCTACTTTGTTATCCTTATTTGAAAAAGCTCTCTTTGGGGTTCTGCCATCTTTAATTTACCTTTGTAAGTGGTAAGTGATAGAGAGATTACCTCATAATCTATATGAAACTTTTCTAAGATACCCAGTATTGCAGTCAAGTTACTTAGTGTTACAGCAACTATTAACATAACTCCATCTCTATTTAATCTATCATAAAGATATGGTAACTTTTCAAAGAGCTTCTTGCCACCACCCCCTACAAAGATTCTATCTGGATCTTCTACAATTGTGTCAAAGTGTTCTACAGCATCACCTTCAAAAAGATGTGTATCGCATACTCTATGCCTTTTTAGATTTGTTTTGATAAAGTCAACCCTTTTTGGATTTTTCTCAAAAAATATTACTTTTGTGCTATATCTGCAAAAGGCTTCAATCCCACAACTTCCACTTCCAGCTCCTACATCCCAAAGAGTCAAATTTGGAAGCAGATCTAAGTGCTGAAGAGACAACTCCCTTTTATACCTTTTTGTGATCATCCCTCGTTCTGTATCAAACTCACTATCTTCTAATATCTTTAAAGTGTTGTCAAAATTACGCTTGAGCAAGATAGTAAATGGAGCTTTTAGATTGAAATTGTGGTTGTCTGGGTCAAACTCACCTATATACTCATCGCTATACCCCATCTTATAGCCAATTATCCAGCTTATATCATCTTTACACAGATACTTTGTAGCCTCTTTTAATCTATCTAAGCTTTTCTCATCACATAAAATTAGAGTATATTTTTGTTTTAAAAAGGCTCTCAAATCTAAATTTTGTCTTCCGTGAAGAGATATAGATGATACATCTGTTTCACTAATAGCCAATTTTGACAATAGATAGGATTTTGATGAAGTATTATCTATAATCGTTAGATATTTTTTAGGTATTAACCTAGCTAAAACAGTTCCTGCTGAAAAGAATAGAGGTGAACCTGTAACAACATACAAAATATTTTGGCTCTTATAGTTAGATAATATATACTCTTTTGTCTCTTTATATGAGAGTTTTAGTATATTTTTTCCCTCTTCTTTGAAGTTTTTATCGCACACTACTACATCAAAATCTTCTAGCTTTACTGAAATATTATCAAAGGTATAATCACCCATTCCATTACCAACTATCGTTACCATTAGACAATCCTAATATCTATATCTTTATCAAACCACTCTTTGAGCCTCTTTTTGCTCTTTGAAAGCACCATTTTTTTAAACTGAACCTCATCTACCATCTCACAAAGAGCTTTTACTGTAATAACTCCACTTAAATCAACATTCCACTTTTCTCTTGCCCACTCTTGAAGCTCTTTAAAATCTATACTTCCAAAGCGATTATGGGTATTTTTAAACCCTTGAGCAACTTTTACTGCTTTTGCTATACCTATATAAAGAGTGACATCTAACCCTAAGTTGATTGCGATCTTTATCCCATCATAGATAAAGTTGCCAATCTCTACTATCTCCTCTTCTGAGTAAACTTTCAAAGCTTCTCTTTTAGAGCTGTTGCCAAGAGTAAAGACTACTTTTTTATAGGTTTGTTTGATTACACTTAACTCTGCTTCTATACTATCAAGATAGGCTTCAGCTGAAACTGGCTTAACCCATCCGGTAGTGCCAAGTATAGACAAGCCTCCAACCACTCCAACCTTTTTGTTAGCTGTATCTTTAGCTATCTTTTCACCATCTTCAATACCTATACTGCAATAAACTCTATCAGATGACGCAAAAGGTTCATAATATTTAAATATAGCCTCCAAAGGAGTAGGATTGATGGCTGGATACCCTTTTGGAGGTTTTAGTCCATCTTTAGTAACTACCCCTACTCCCTCTCCTGCAAAGATTTGGAGATTTTTATATCTATATGGCTTATGAGGAGTCGGATTGAGTTTTAGCTCATTTTTTTGATTTGAGATGACAACTACAATAGTAGCCCCTTTGGTTACATCCAAATCATCATTATCTATCTTTTGATTTTTGGCTACTGCAGTCTCTTTGGTAGCCAAAAAGACACCTAAAGCTGATCTAAAAGCTAAAAGAGCGTGTACCCCTGTAGTATAACCCTTCTTTAACTCAGACATCTATTAATAATATGCCATCTCGATTTGCTCAAATTTTGTACTATCTAACTCTCTATTGTCTCTTAAAGCTTCGAAAAGCTCTATCCAATCCTCTTTGGAATATAGATGAGTATGCTTTAGCCAGATATTATTGTTTTGCAAGCAACCACCATTTTTTGTATTCTCATAGATATTTGCTACTCCTCTAAATCTACAAGCACCAAAACAGCCACTTCTTGAGATTTTAATTCTATTTTTGCCTTTATGCAAATCTATCTCTTTTAGGATATCTCTCAACATATTAGCGACATCCTGATCTTTATGAGCTTTTTTGCATCTAGCATCATCACATACAAAAATATGGCTTTTAAAGTGCATTATTGGCTTATTTGGATCTAGTTTTTTAGGCTTACACTTAAAACCCTCTTCTACTTCTGAACCCATTAAATTGATTTTATTTGCCATTGTATCTCTCTTTGCCGTCATAATCTTTTATCAATTTATAGATAGCGTGAAGCGTAGCTACTCCCATAGTGGAGCTGCCAAATCTACCCTGCATTAAGATAGCAGGCACATTGAAATGTTCACAAAATCTTTTGCCATAATCTTTAGACTCAACTACATTTACAAAACCAACAGGAAATAGAATAAAGCCAACCTTTGATAAATCTACACCTTCATCTAGCAGAGTATTTATAGCTCCATATATGAAAGTTGGAGCATTTCCGCATACAAAAACCAAAGGTGAATCTTTATGCCTCTTTACAGCTTCTACTACAGCCATATAGCTTCTTGTAGTACCATTTTTTTTGGCTGATTCAAAGGTAAAAGGCTCATTAATGTAGCAAATCACCTCATTGTTATACTTTTTTAGATAAAACTCACTAAGCCCTACTTTTATCATATTGACATCTACAACAATTTTTGCCTCATCTAAAAGGAGCTTTTGAATTCCATCTATCGCATTTGGAGTAAAGTAGATATTCTCCAAAACCTGCTCAAAACAGGTAGATGTATGGATCAATCTACTAATAACCTCTATCTCGTTACTGTCAAACTCTTTTGCTTTTGGATAAGCCTTTAACTCCTGCTCTATAATTTCAAACGACTTTACAGATATGTTTGCTCCAATAGCAACTGGTGGTTCTTCTTTGACAAACTTCACAATCTTTCCTATTTGAAAAAGTCTATAAATAGAGTCATATACTTTGATACGACCTCTTTTTTTTGCGGGACTATAGATTCATCTTTAAAGTTTAGATTTTCAAATGTATACATCTCCCCCTCCTCTTTGATACTTTCAGTATCCATTCCAATCTTTGGTCTCATATATACTTTTGTCTTTGGCAAATCTCTCTTTGGAAGAGGAATAATCTCTAATGCACTCTCCCCAACACATAGAGGCTTTTTGACTTTGGCTGATGCTTGCGAGAATGATGTAACTCCGGCAATCACCTCTGTAACTGCGTACAAAGATGGATTTTGCACTTTAATAATATCTAGAAGATAGTAAATAGTACTATATATAGCACTATCTCCTAAAGTTACAAAACTTAAAGTATCATATGTTTTAAATCCATCATAGATACAATCTACTTGATACTGCCAATCTTCCTTGTTATATTGCATTGGTGTATAGATTGGGATTAGAGGCTTATTGAAGTTATGCTCATTCATCAAAGCAGATACTATTTTATGTGTCAAAGATTTTTTAAAACTTCTATCTTCACTCTTTGTAGGCACACAAATAGCATCACAACTTTTTAAAGCTTTTAATGCTTTAATAGTCACTAAATCTATATCACCAGGTCCCAATGAGACCATAAACAGTTTCTTATCCAAGTTTGATTATCTCTTCTTTGATATTTTGGATAATAATTTTTCTAACAGCCTCTATCTCAAGCAGATTAAATCTATCTGACTCTGTAATTGATGGTACTAAAGAAGCGTCAAAATATTGACTTAGTTCATCTTTTATCTCTACCATATCTTTAATATAGTGATTACCGCTAACAAGCAGCATAGGTACTACTTGAACGCTTTTTACACCATCTCTTTGCATCTTCTCAATCAAACTCTCTTTTGTCGCATACCAAGGGAAAGCTCCCTCTAGTGAGCAAGTATAGTTACTGTCACTAAGTAACTTTAAAAAGTTTTCACTATACTCTACTGATGACAATCCAGCCAAATCAAGAAGAGGTACACCGTGAATAATGTACAAGTTTGCTATTCCATCTCTTGATATACGGCTATTTAACTCTTTTAAAAAGAGTGATGTCTCTTTAGTTTTGTTAATTATCGCTTTTGTGTAGCGAATATTTGCCATAGAGAAGTTGTTAAACCCCTTGACTGTACGAATTAGCAATTCGTGTTCATCTGTTGGGAAAAGATTTATAGATGCTACTATAATATTTTTATAACCCAGCCAATCTACATCTGCCAATACTTGAGGTAGATTTTTATATTCCATGCCTCTTTTGTGCAAATCCTTTAGCACCATTCTAGAGCTAAATGATAAATATACATCTACCCCTTCAAACTCTTTTGAGATTTGCTCTTTTAAGTCTAAATACAACTGCTGTTCAATGACAGAGCCAAAGCAAGATAGAATTATAGCTTTGTCTCTTTTATAGTGCCTATATCTCTTCACGCTTTAAACTCTGCAGTTATTTAATCTCTTATCAAAGAGAATATTGCAATCTAGGTCTTTATAAAAGGCTTTTACCAAAGATAAAAGTGCCAAATCAATTAAAGGCTCTATCATCACTACAAGCATATATGAGCTACCAAAAGCTAAGACATTATTTATATTTTCTGCTCCAAATCCTTGACCGTAAAATGCCCAAAAAGCAACCCAAGATACAATTGAACCTTCCCAGATTATTGACATTTTAAGAAGCTGAGTATAACTGATATCTTTATAAGCTAATTTAGCAGGAATAATTTTTTTACTAGCAAAATGAAGTAACATCATACTGGCTAAAAGTGTAGTTACATTTATGCCATACTGTGGCAGATCAAATGGAGCAAAAAAGATCCCTTGAATAAGTAACCCTAGAGCTAAGCCAACCATAGCTGGAGCTATACCAAAAATTAAAAATATAGTAGTGCCTAAAATCAAATGCACTTCACTTACACCTACCGGATAGTGTGGAAGAATCTCAAAACAGCTAAATATTACTATAGTTGCCAATATACTTTTAACTATAAAAGAGGCTATACCACTCTCTTTAATATGTTCCCAAACAACTTTAGCACCAAAACTAAGTGTAACTCCGGCAGTAGCATAGCCAAGTGCCATCTTTGCACCATTTACAACGCCCGGTTCTATATGCATTTTAAACTCCTCGTTTTTCAGTAAAAAGTAGATTTCATCAAGCCATTATGGAGGAGATTATACTATAACAAATTTAAAACAAACCATCTTATATTACAGGCTAAAGCAGTCATTAAAGCTCAATTTCAAGCACTATTTGAGTTTTGTATTTTGAAGTTAAATTAAATTATAAAGGATTGTATTTTCAAGCAAATTTTATAGAATAGAGCTTACATTGATATTATTAATATCTGCTTTTGCAGCTTTCTTTTGAGATGCAAAACATTTATGTATAAAATCTAAAGATCTATTTTGACTGTTTTTATATATGCATATCACAACTGCACTTACACTT encodes:
- a CDS encoding precorrin-3B C(17)-methyltransferase; translated protein: MAKRLYILSSGAGGVDFMTLEARKAIEECEVVVSYVKYAKELKELLIGKEIYTSGMTKEIDRCKEAIESARSGKTTAIISNGDVNVYGMATLVVELVDEMDLWDEIEVITIAGVTSFLAVASRVGAPVSQDFAIISLSDRLTDKELIKKRVRLALEGDFVIGIYNPKSKTRVEPYRDFLKELSKVDDRPVVIASNVGRAKERVTITNSQDLIDKDIEHPDITMSTLILVGNSNTKLTKNGLLLTPRGYLNKYDLSGELKKD
- a CDS encoding precorrin-8X methylmutase, which produces MKFVKEEPPVAIGANISVKSFEIIEQELKAYPKAKEFDSNEIEVISRLIHTSTCFEQVLENIYFTPNAIDGIQKLLLDEAKIVVDVNMIKVGLSEFYLKKYNNEVICYINEPFTFESAKKNGTTRSYMAVVEAVKRHKDSPLVFVCGNAPTFIYGAINTLLDEGVDLSKVGFILFPVGFVNVVESKDYGKRFCEHFNVPAILMQGRFGSSTMGVATLHAIYKLIKDYDGKERYNGK
- a CDS encoding precorrin-2 C(20)-methyltransferase; the encoded protein is MDKKLFMVSLGPGDIDLVTIKALKALKSCDAICVPTKSEDRSFKKSLTHKIVSALMNEHNFNKPLIPIYTPMQYNKEDWQYQVDCIYDGFKTYDTLSFVTLGDSAIYSTIYYLLDIIKVQNPSLYAVTEVIAGVTSFSQASAKVKKPLCVGESALEIIPLPKRDLPKTKVYMRPKIGMDTESIKEEGEMYTFENLNFKDESIVPQKKEVVSKYMTLFIDFFK
- the cbiD gene encoding cobalt-precorrin-5B (C(1))-methyltransferase CbiD — encoded protein: MSELKKGYTTGVHALLAFRSALGVFLATKETAVAKNQKIDNDDLDVTKGATIVVVISNQKNELKLNPTPHKPYRYKNLQIFAGEGVGVVTKDGLKPPKGYPAINPTPLEAIFKYYEPFASSDRVYCSIGIEDGEKIAKDTANKKVGVVGGLSILGTTGWVKPVSAEAYLDSIEAELSVIKQTYKKVVFTLGNSSKREALKVYSEEEIVEIGNFIYDGIKIAINLGLDVTLYIGIAKAVKVAQGFKNTHNRFGSIDFKELQEWAREKWNVDLSGVITVKALCEMVDEVQFKKMVLSKSKKRLKEWFDKDIDIRIV
- a CDS encoding cobalt-precorrin 5A hydrolase, yielding MKVAIVSINQPSFNASLKLSSFMSDFDVDIYAKEGFSSSEHRVINYQKLDDIMGLAWQKYDAIIAILAIGAVVRKIAPFLKDKSSDPAVLVIDLALSKIVPLLSGHLGGANELANLLASRLNASVFISTATDQTNTLAFDMVAKKRGWRIENIKCLAKISNNLLNKKAVKVATYESIFDSLPKKDNLELIDFDSVDDNSVVISPFGNFENLTLRPKIYIGIGCNQGTTKEEIEEAFAEFIENYKISKDDIALFASFEAKSSELGLLEFVKSLGKEIKFFKKEDINSLEMEFSSSASKKFFGIKGVAEPSAILASHYKELVIKKVALHKKITLAGAI
- a CDS encoding sirohydrochlorin cobaltochelatase is translated as MKRYRHYKRDKAIILSCFGSVIEQQLYLDLKEQISKEFEGVDVYLSFSSRMVLKDLHKRGMEYKNLPQVLADVDWLGYKNIIVASINLFPTDEHELLIRTVKGFNNFSMANIRYTKAIINKTKETSLFLKELNSRISRDGIANLYIIHGVPLLDLAGLSSVEYSENFLKLLSDSNYTCSLEGAFPWYATKESLIEKMQRDGVKSVQVVPMLLVSGNHYIKDMVEIKDELSQYFDASLVPSITESDRFNLLEIEAVRKIIIQNIKEEIIKLG
- a CDS encoding energy-coupling factor ABC transporter permease — encoded protein: MHIEPGVVNGAKMALGYATAGVTLSFGAKVVWEHIKESGIASFIVKSILATIVIFSCFEILPHYPVGVSEVHLILGTTIFLIFGIAPAMVGLALGLLIQGIFFAPFDLPQYGINVTTLLASMMLLHFASKKIIPAKLAYKDISYTQLLKMSIIWEGSIVSWVAFWAFYGQGFGAENINNVLAFGSSYMLVVMIEPLIDLALLSLVKAFYKDLDCNILFDKRLNNCRV
- the cbiT gene encoding precorrin-6Y C5,15-methyltransferase (decarboxylating) subunit CbiT encodes the protein MVTIVGNGMGDYTFDNISVKLEDFDVVVCDKNFKEEGKNILKLSYKETKEYILSNYKSQNILYVVTGSPLFFSAGTVLARLIPKKYLTIIDNTSSKSYLLSKLAISETDVSSISLHGRQNLDLRAFLKQKYTLILCDEKSLDRLKEATKYLCKDDISWIIGYKMGYSDEYIGEFDPDNHNFNLKAPFTILLKRNFDNTLKILEDSEFDTERGMITKRYKRELSLQHLDLLPNLTLWDVGAGSGSCGIEAFCRYSTKVIFFEKNPKRVDFIKTNLKRHRVCDTHLFEGDAVEHFDTIVEDPDRIFVGGGGKKLFEKLPYLYDRLNRDGVMLIVAVTLSNLTAILGILEKFHIDYEVISLSLTTYKGKLKMAEPQRELFQIRITK
- a CDS encoding (2Fe-2S) ferredoxin domain-containing protein produces the protein MANKINLMGSEVEEGFKCKPKKLDPNKPIMHFKSHIFVCDDARCKKAHKDQDVANMLRDILKEIDLHKGKNRIKISRSGCFGACRFRGVANIYENTKNGGCLQNNNIWLKHTHLYSKEDWIELFEALRDNRELDSTKFEQIEMAYY
- a CDS encoding Uma2 family endonuclease, which gives rise to MCAIEYYTYDDYVHWEGKWELIDGIAYAMAPSPMITHQALAMQVAFELERSIENCDKCLVVAEEDWKISDDTVLKPDVSLICDEPNEAYITKTPEIVVEIISKSSSKRDEKYKFKIYESEKVPYYILVYPDDLKAKIYKLKDGKFDKEGDFFDQVYKFEGLSCSVDINFSKVFKKFKKK
- a CDS encoding cobalt-precorrin-4/precorrin-4 C(11)-methyltransferase, which gives rise to MIYFIGAGPGDPELITLKAFNILKAADVVLYTGSLVPKELLKWCKDTALIKNSHKMSYDEIFEFLKMHKDKTLVRLHTGDPTIYSTIAKQIEFLNAEGITYEVIPGVSAAFGASASLGIEYTIPGVSQTLIISRVAGRTPNPEDLENILRCKNSSLVFYLSINLIDKLVKKALSLGYSKDTPCWVVEKATWEDEAIYKGTLDSISPMVEHIKGVALILLGDFLNQKESVSSHLYSKEYKGKIC